The Raphanus sativus cultivar WK10039 unplaced genomic scaffold, ASM80110v3 Scaffold2271, whole genome shotgun sequence region TGTGGTCAAGCTTTTGGAGCAGAGCAATACAGAAAGATTGGTTCATACACTTACAGCTCAATGATATGTCTTGTCTTGATTTGTTTCCCGATCTCTCTCCTTTGGGTCTACATGGACAAACTCTTGGAGCTTTTCCACCAAGATCCTCTCATCTCTGAGTTAGCTTGTAGATACTCCATATGGCTCATACCTGCTTTATTTGGATGCGCTCTTCTTCAGCCTATGATTCGCTATTTCCAGTCGCAAGGATTGGTTCTTCCTCTCTGCTTGAGCTCTTTTGGATCTCTCTGTTTTCACGTTCCCTTCTGTTGGTTTCTATTCTATAAACTGAGACTTGGAATTGTCGGAGCCGCTTTGTCCAACGGTTTTTCGCTTTGGTTAAACGTAGCTCTGCTGTGGGCTTTTATGAGAGACTCTGCTGTGTATCGCGAAACTAGGAATCTTCAGGCGCAAGAACTCTTCTCCAGCATGAAGCAGTTCATCTCTCTTGCGATCCCCACTGCAATGATGACTTGGTAactatgttttctttgtttcttgatttttgATCGTCAACGGATGCTTAAATCTTTTTATCTCTTTTGATGTGCAAGTAAAGCTTGGAGTGGTGGTCATTTGAGCTCCTCTTACTATTGTCTGGACTCTTACCCAACTCAAAACTCGAAACATCGGTGATGTCCATATGGtatgttcatatatatatatcccctTTGTATAATATTAACTCAATTAGAAAGGAAGATGACTATTGTTTCAGAATTACCGCtgaaatgaaattaatattacatgATGTAGTTTTGGACCAAGGGATTGCAGGCTTtgatctaaaaataattaaaaaaatatatatacagatgaccattttttttaataactaatgTGTACAACGTTTGTACTTTATTTATCTCTTCCTTGAGCAGCCTCACGACTTCACTTCTGCATTATGTTTTCGTGGATGCAATAGGTGCAGCCGCAAGGTATAGTAACATTGCCAATTATTCATAAGAATATAattctttgtaaaatgtttcttaatttttgcTTATATAGCACACATGTCTCAAACGAGCTAGGAGCTGGAAACCCAAAGGCAGCTCGAGCAGCAGCTAATGCTGCACTTTACCTTGGCGCTTTTGATGCTTCCTTTGTATGCATCACTCTTTACTGTTTTCGAAATACTTGGGCGTATATCTTTAGCAATGAGTTAGAAGTCGTTCAATATGCAACAAAAATGACACCGATTCTCTGTCTATCAATTTTTGTCTGCAGCTTTACCTCCGTGCTCTCAGGTAAGCAAGTCATATCACATGTAAAATCTAGAGATTATAGCTTTTTTTTATTGTCTTTGTTACTTGAAAGCCAATAAACTAAATGTATATGTTCTTCGCGAACACTGCAATTTTCATCATATCCTTAGGGATTGCTAGAGGAGTAGGGTGGCAAAGTATAGCAGGATATGCAAGCATAGGATCATATTATCTAGTTGGCATACCGGTTGGTTCAGTCTTATGTTTTGTTGCGAAATTGAGAGGGAGAGGACTTTGGATTGGTATGTTGATAGGCTGCTTTTTCCAAACTATGGTTCTTGCGTATGTCACTTTTTTCACCAATTGGGAGCAAGAGGTATGTATACCTTTCCTTCTCTAGTTAATtatcttcatcattttcttatatctaaagttttgaattttatctccattgggcTCCAGGCAACGAAGGTGAGAGATAGAGTATTGGAGATGACACCAAAAGGAAACCAAGAAACAGAAACCATAACAGAGGATGCGCAAGTTTTACTAAGTGACATTTCAGAAAATGTGTAACCAAACCCCATTTGCATTTGTCTAAATTATGCATACAAAGAGATTATCAACAAGTGATTAAATGATGAAATGGAATCTGGGACAATAAACATACTCCATCCATTTCTGAATAAGAGTcgttttgacatttttcacgCAAATTAAAAAagtgacaaaaatatatataaattgttattaattacatttcTCTGACCAATGACACTCACACTTATTTGACAACAAATTGACAACAATTAAATCCGACCCTTTCATTTTGGTTTCAATTATTTATTCGTTGTATTATGTTTTTCTCCAAGAATAGATTTCTCTCTTTGAATCAATGAACATCTAACTTGTTTATTAACATCCttgatatttcaaaaatttagacGTAAAAGCAAGTCCAAGCACAAACAAACGAATAGTCGAATATAGTGATCTTTGCTTCTAACTAGGTTTTGCAGGTCGTCAAGGCTAGATAGGTGATACTTAGTAAACCTTAAGTTTCTTGACAGTCAAGGAACATCTCTGACCAAAAAGGCTGGAACTTTAAGATCCTCATTTTTTAATCTTCAACATTTCCTACggtattttgttaaattataatGGTGACTAGAAAGAagagttaatattttaataagtcTACGTTTGTATTCACTGTCCGACAACATCTGAGATTCTACTAAGCGCTCTAGTATTATATTCAGACCACTAGCCTctttgtttaatttgttttgcatGTTCTGTATTTCTCTACTGATTATTCGATCCATCAGTTTGTATTGACTTTCTCCGTAACCattatcaacaacaacaaaaaaaaaactttcctcGGACGATGGAAAGCGGTTTCTCCTTGGcgcagagagaagaagaagattacaAAAATGAGAAATCTGCagggatgatgatgaagaaagtGAGCTACATGGCTGCTCCAATGGTGGCAGTTTCTGTTTCTACGTATCTCCTTCAAGTTATCTCCATGGTTATGGCCGGTCACTTAGAcgagctctctctctccagCGTCGCTATTGCCACTTCTCTTACCAACGTCACTGGCTTCAGCCTCCTTgtaagatctctctctctctgtttctgtaTCTCTCTCCCTCTTTCATCTAAACTTGACTTCGATCATTAGGTTGGGTTTTCAGGTGCGTTAGAGACATTATGTGGTCAAGCTTTTGGAGCAGAGCAATACAGAAAGATTGGTTCATACACTTACAGCTCAATGATATGTCTTGTCTTGATTTGTTTCCCAATCTCTCTCCTTTGGGTCTACATGGACAAACTCTTGGAGCTTTTCCACCAAGATCCTCTCATCTCTGAATTAGCTTGTAGATACTCAATCTGGCTCATACCGGCTTTATTCGGATTTTCGCTCCTTCAGCCTATGACTCGATATTTCCAGTCACAAGGATTGGTTCTTCCTCTCTTCTTGAGCTCTTTTGGAGCTCTCTGTTTTCACATTACCTTTTGTTGGCTTCTTGTCTATAAACTTAGATTTGGAATTGTCGGTGCCGCTTTTTCCATCGGTGTTTCGCTTTGGTTCAATGTATCTTTGCTCTGGGTTTTTATGAGAGATTCTGACCTGTATCGTGAATCCAAGAATCTTCAGGCGCAAGACATCTTCTCGAGCATGAAGCAGTTCATCTCGCTCGCGATTCCCTCTGCAATGATGATTTGGTAACTAAgttttctctgtttcttgatttttatCTTCAACTGATGCTTATCTCTTTTGGGGTGTAAGTAAAGCCTGGAATGGTGGTCATTTGAGATTCTGTTACTATTGTCTGGACTCTTACCCAACTCAAAACTCGAAACATCGGTGATGTCCATATGGTATGTGAATATATCCCCTTGTATATACTATAAAGATGATCCATATGTAACTTACATAAATGATCTAAGAAACTGAGATTCAGTCCAAGATAAATGGGCAAAAAGATGCATTGTCTTAAAGGACCATATTAGGAGATTCACATCAAAAATAAGGAGATATAATAATATGCATGGCCGGATTTGGGCACATCCAAATAAAACATTGGTTATGGTGCTCAAAATTTTTGGAGACCTTTTTTACATAGGGATAGACCCTCCaaagacaaaatatttaaataaatttattaaataaatgttCATAGCCTTCAAAATCTGAGATCCGGTCGTgctaatatgttttctttgatCAGCCTCACAGCTTCGGGTCTGCATTACGTTTTAGTGGATGCAATAGGTGCAGCCGCAAGGTATAGTAACATTACCAATTGTTCATAACAATATAATTCTTCGTGAAATGTTTCTTAACCATTGTCTCGTTTATATAGCACACATGTCTCAAATGAGCTAGGAGCTGGAAACCCAAAGTCAGCTCGAGCAGCAGCTAATGCTGCACTTTACATTGGCGCTTTCGATGCTTCCTTTGTATGCATCACTCTTTACAATTATCGAAATACTTGGGCGTATATCTTTAGCACTGAGGTAGAGGTCGCTCACTATGCAACAAAAATCACATTGATACTCTGCCTATCAATTTTTGTCTGCAGTTTTACCGCCGTGCTCTCAGGTAAGCAAGTCAtaacaattgaaaaaaaaacatatgcaGAAATGATAGCTTTTGTGATTGTAATTGTTACTTGAAAGCCAATAAACTAAATGTACACTGCAATTCATCATATTCTTAGGGATTGCGAGAGGAGCAGGGTGGCAACGTATAGCAGGATATGCAAGCATAGGATCATATTATCTGGTTGGTATACCGGTTGGTTCTATCTTATGTTTTGTTGCGAAATTGAGGGGGAGAGGACTTTGGATTGGTATACTGTTAGGTGCTACTTTCCAAACGACGGTTCTTGCTCTTGTCACTTTTTTCACCAATTGGGAGCAAGAGGTGTGTATACCTTCCCTTTTCTACTTACTTATTATCATCATTTTCttataataatttcttttattttttgaatattatcTTGATTAGGCAACGAAGGCAAGGGATAGAGTATTGGAGATGACACCTAAAGGAAACCAAGAAACAGAAATCATACAAGAGGATGCGCAAGTTTTATTAAGAGATATTTCAGAAAATGTGTAACCCCATATCCATGTGTTTCTGATTCACACAAGCGTATGTTGTTTCTAGTTCACATAAGCATGTGTATATGAATCAAATAAGAATAGTGTTTCGTGAATTGACTATTGACCAGAGAGTAAATGATGAACTGGAATGTGGGACAATAAACATAAAGAGTATTagacaataaaatatatatagcaaaCTGAAATCAGATTATTCTGTTCATAAATGGTGTTGATTTTGATTGCCTCAAATCTTCCTTATAGGTACCTGTTCTTGACAACTTTATATCATCTACGAAGAGAAAACCAACATTGACATGGGGAAATCCGATCCGATGCCATCTTCAAATATTGCCAAACCCATCAATAGAAATATGAAAAATTAGCTTATTAAACTCGAGCAGCTGGAGATCGCAAATAAGGGGTTTTGTGTGGGATGGTTCTCTGGTCAACCACCTCAACTCATGACAACAACAACTAAATCCGACCCTAtcaatttttggttttaattctGTATTCGTTGTATTATGTTTTTCTACAAAAGAATCTGTTTTCTTCAGGTAAATGATGAAGatatcagttacaaaaaaatgatGATATTGTGTATTCGCGGCCACCTGAAAATTGCTAAAAAAAATCGGAATCTAAACCCGTCAAAATCAAAAATCGTCGCTCTAGAACGTATGATGCTCTTGAAATAATGACCTTCTTTGGTATGTTATTTTGAATCAATGAACATCTAACTTGGttgcaccaaaaaaaatattataggtTGTGCCTTTTCTAGTTTTCttgatattttcaaaatttagacgTCAATCAAGTCCAAGCGGAAACAAACAGTCTTATACTATTTTTTGCTTTTAACTAGGTTTTTCAGCTAGTGCTAGATAGGTGATAATTGATAAACCTAAGTTACTTGACAATCAAGAAACGTCTCTGACCAAAAAAAAGGGCTGTAATTTTAAAGATCCTCATTTTTGTTCCTGCGGCATTGTGTTCAATCATAACAGTGACTGGAAAGTAgactttatattttaataagtcAACGTTTGTATTAAAGACCACTCGGGTctttgtttaatttgttttgcatGTTACGTGACCAGTTCTGTATTTCCTACTGATTATTCGATCCATCAGTTTGTGTTGACTTTCTCTGTAACTATTatcaacaaagaaaaagaaaagtttgcTCGGACGATGGAAAGAGGGTTCTCCTTGGCgcggagagaagaagaagattacaAAAATGAGAAATCTGCagggatgatgatgaagaaagtGAGCTACATGGCTGCTCCAATGGTGGCAGTTTCCGTTTCTCAGTATCTCCTTCAAGTTATTTCCATGGTTATGGCCGGTCACTTGGAcgagctctctctctccagCGTCGCTATTGCCACTTCTTTTACCAACGTCACTGGTTTCAGCCTCCT contains the following coding sequences:
- the LOC130505433 gene encoding protein DETOXIFICATION 8-like → MENGLSLTRREEEEDYKKEKYAGMMKKVSCMAAPMVAVYLSQFLLQVISMVMAGHLDELSLSSVAIATSLTNVTGFSLLVGFAGALETLCGQAFGAEQYRKIGSYTYSSMICLVLICFPISLLWVYMDKLLELFHQDPLISELACRYSIWLIPALFGCALLQPMIRYFQSQGLVLPLCLSSFGSLCFHVPFCWFLFYKLRLGIVGAALSNGFSLWLNVALLWAFMRDSAVYRETRNLQAQELFSSMKQFISLAIPTAMMTCLEWWSFELLLLLSGLLPNSKLETSVMSICLTTSLLHYVFVDAIGAAASTHVSNELGAGNPKAARAAANAALYLGAFDASFVCITLYCFRNTWAYIFSNELEVVQYATKMTPILCLSIFVCSFTSVLSGIARGVGWQSIAGYASIGSYYLVGIPVGSVLCFVAKLRGRGLWIGMLIGCFFQTMVLAYVTFFTNWEQEATKVRDRVLEMTPKGNQETETITEDAQVLLSDISENV
- the LOC130505434 gene encoding protein DETOXIFICATION 8-like yields the protein MESGFSLAQREEEDYKNEKSAGMMMKKVSYMAAPMVAVSVSTYLLQVISMVMAGHLDELSLSSVAIATSLTNVTGFSLLVGFSGALETLCGQAFGAEQYRKIGSYTYSSMICLVLICFPISLLWVYMDKLLELFHQDPLISELACRYSIWLIPALFGFSLLQPMTRYFQSQGLVLPLFLSSFGALCFHITFCWLLVYKLRFGIVGAAFSIGVSLWFNVSLLWVFMRDSDLYRESKNLQAQDIFSSMKQFISLAIPSAMMICLEWWSFEILLLLSGLLPNSKLETSVMSICLTASGLHYVLVDAIGAAASTHVSNELGAGNPKSARAAANAALYIGAFDASFVCITLYNYRNTWAYIFSTEVEVAHYATKITLILCLSIFVCSFTAVLSGIARGAGWQRIAGYASIGSYYLVGIPVGSILCFVAKLRGRGLWIGILLGATFQTTVLALVTFFTNWEQEATKARDRVLEMTPKGNQETEIIQEDAQVLLRDISENV